A single Thermococcus sp. DNA region contains:
- a CDS encoding sodium-dependent transporter, with protein MDEIKKWSMYLMFLVAGFATGIGTIGLFPQFWLEYGITGFIIHVAFLAVFTYVAIAEAEKVIKSGYYFVELYNKIMRKPAMIVSILALAIIFLSYYTANTMLILLAPVLGTGTVGRLIAKIIMMAIVFVILTRAKEKTFTIMAAGSMILVIAVVVTTLAFVVKIPSTAAFLGMAKHMIVSTHPVTLALITTAAERAIYAVGLGFGFYLMLGSFINERFNAKLIISAGVIIQLLIGVLSTITIVYAIAPSTPGELLKYVYGGEEAAIALMGKLPSILAGYNVLLILIAISIFLAGVTSILPTAEVGLQILEFNMKVGRNRAAAYLLGMALLIGIPDSVPELAQALLLAVSISIFFTSLFEYYPVISKEIEKVTGLKPTTGQLIAGAILFGVLIPMGLYALYATAKNGGADIIGAVIAIILVATGLLANNLIKKKEE; from the coding sequence ATGGATGAAATAAAAAAGTGGAGCATGTACCTGATGTTCTTGGTTGCCGGATTTGCAACGGGTATTGGAACCATAGGACTATTTCCCCAGTTTTGGCTTGAGTACGGAATAACAGGGTTCATAATACACGTTGCATTCCTAGCAGTGTTTACATACGTTGCCATAGCCGAAGCAGAGAAAGTCATAAAATCCGGATATTACTTCGTTGAGCTGTATAACAAGATAATGCGGAAGCCTGCAATGATTGTATCTATCCTAGCGTTGGCAATAATATTCTTGTCATACTACACAGCAAATACCATGCTGATTCTGTTGGCTCCAGTTTTAGGAACGGGAACCGTTGGAAGACTTATAGCAAAGATTATAATGATGGCCATAGTCTTTGTTATCTTAACAAGGGCAAAAGAGAAAACGTTTACAATCATGGCAGCGGGCTCAATGATCTTGGTCATTGCTGTTGTCGTAACAACTCTTGCGTTTGTAGTAAAGATCCCCTCAACAGCCGCTTTTCTTGGAATGGCCAAGCACATGATTGTAAGCACTCATCCAGTAACACTAGCCTTAATTACTACTGCAGCAGAGAGAGCAATTTATGCCGTTGGGCTAGGTTTTGGATTCTACTTAATGCTCGGCAGTTTTATAAACGAACGGTTCAACGCCAAGCTCATTATAAGTGCAGGTGTTATAATTCAGTTGCTAATTGGAGTGCTATCCACAATAACAATAGTGTATGCCATAGCTCCCTCCACACCAGGTGAACTGTTAAAGTACGTTTATGGAGGAGAAGAAGCGGCAATTGCCCTGATGGGAAAACTCCCCTCAATCTTAGCAGGCTACAATGTCCTCCTGATACTTATAGCGATCTCAATATTCCTTGCAGGCGTCACAAGTATCCTTCCAACAGCTGAAGTAGGGCTTCAGATTCTTGAATTCAACATGAAAGTTGGAAGAAACAGAGCTGCCGCATACCTGCTGGGGATGGCCCTCCTTATTGGTATCCCGGACTCCGTTCCAGAACTTGCTCAGGCACTACTACTTGCGGTATCGATATCAATATTCTTCACTTCATTGTTTGAGTACTATCCTGTAATTTCGAAAGAGATAGAAAAGGTAACAGGGCTAAAACCAACCACTGGACAGTTAATAGCAGGTGCAATTCTCTTCGGCGTTCTTATTCCAATGGGACTTTACGCCCTGTATGCAACAGCAAAGAATGGAGGCGCTGACATAATCGGAGCAGTAATTGCAATAATACTTGTGGCAACTGGTCTCCTCGCCAACAACCTCATTAAAAAGAAAGAAGAGTAA
- the malP gene encoding maltodextrin phosphorylase has translation MVKTDECIYKSIRGKLPSPLIGLADLAYNYWWSWNRRATKLWEKIDPEHWAEYKNPVKLLLDTPTSRFKELLRDDDFMNLYELVMEQFEDYMNPESTWFSTNYPKWDRPIVYFCMEYGISKSLPIYSGGLGILAGDHVKTASDLGLPFIAVGLLYKHGYFKQEIDEKGNQIEIFPEYKPEEMPIRPVLNKDGKRLLVEVPIEDRTVYARAFEVQVGRVRIYLLDTDVPENGPEDRTICDYLYNAEMDKRIKQEILLGIGGMRLLKALGIEPGVVHLNEGHPAFANLQRIAWLMEEGLTFTEALSVVRGTTVFTTHTPVPAGHDRFPIEEVRKRLSLFLEGREELLELGREGDQFNMTLLAIRTSSYVNGVSKLHAQVSRRMWQHLWPGVPLDEIPIEAITNGVHTMTWVHNEMRKLFDRYIGKVWREHTNIEGIWYAIERIPDKELWEAHLEAKRQFIELLRRKVMEKNERLGIDDPIPAIDENALIIGFARRFATYKRAILLISDLERLKKILSDSTRPVYIVFGGKAHPNDWGGKEFLKRIYEVSKMPEFRGKIFILENYDMGSARLMVAGVDVWLNTPRRPLEASGTSGMKAGLNGVLNASIFDGWWVEGYNGKNGWVIGEESTEPESEEDDVKDAQSLYDLLEREIIPTYYGNREKWIYMMKESIKSIAPRFSTHRMVKEYMDRFYSKAMSNHIWLTRDNYKGAKEIAEWKERVMNSWQYVDFVNININENKSGLEVTVNLDGLRPDDVKVELYYGVRAEGYHIEKPHIIELRHPKFLGNGEWIYTYKGSALKHLGDPCWHYALRIYPHHEKLPYKFLLGLVKWIGLD, from the coding sequence ATGGTGAAAACCGACGAATGCATCTATAAATCAATCCGCGGAAAACTCCCGAGTCCTCTCATTGGACTCGCAGATCTAGCCTACAACTACTGGTGGAGCTGGAACAGGAGGGCAACGAAACTATGGGAAAAGATAGACCCCGAACACTGGGCCGAATACAAGAACCCGGTAAAGCTACTCCTTGATACTCCAACGAGCAGATTCAAAGAACTCCTCAGAGACGACGATTTTATGAACCTCTACGAGCTCGTCATGGAGCAGTTTGAGGACTACATGAACCCAGAATCAACATGGTTCTCGACCAACTATCCGAAATGGGACAGGCCGATAGTCTATTTCTGCATGGAGTACGGCATAAGCAAAAGCCTGCCGATTTACTCCGGCGGTCTTGGAATTCTTGCCGGAGACCACGTTAAAACGGCCAGCGACTTAGGCTTACCCTTCATAGCCGTTGGTCTACTCTATAAACACGGTTATTTCAAACAGGAGATAGACGAAAAGGGTAATCAAATTGAGATTTTCCCGGAATACAAGCCCGAGGAAATGCCAATAAGGCCCGTCCTTAATAAGGACGGCAAGAGACTGCTCGTAGAGGTTCCTATAGAAGATAGAACAGTCTACGCAAGGGCCTTCGAGGTCCAAGTTGGAAGGGTCAGGATTTACCTTCTCGACACCGATGTCCCCGAGAACGGCCCCGAGGACAGAACCATATGCGATTATCTTTATAATGCCGAGATGGACAAGAGGATAAAACAGGAGATACTCCTCGGCATCGGCGGAATGAGACTCCTCAAAGCCCTTGGCATCGAACCTGGGGTAGTCCACCTAAATGAAGGTCACCCCGCCTTCGCCAACCTCCAGAGGATTGCATGGCTCATGGAGGAAGGCCTCACATTCACCGAGGCCCTGAGCGTTGTCAGGGGAACGACTGTCTTCACGACCCATACGCCAGTCCCAGCTGGCCACGACAGGTTTCCCATTGAGGAAGTCAGGAAAAGGCTCTCACTGTTCCTTGAAGGAAGGGAGGAGCTCCTTGAGTTGGGGAGGGAAGGAGACCAGTTCAACATGACGCTCCTAGCCATAAGGACGTCGAGCTACGTGAACGGTGTCAGCAAGCTACACGCTCAAGTGAGCAGGAGGATGTGGCAGCACCTCTGGCCCGGCGTCCCCCTTGACGAAATACCGATAGAGGCGATAACCAACGGTGTTCACACAATGACATGGGTGCACAACGAGATGAGGAAGCTCTTCGATAGATACATCGGAAAGGTCTGGCGCGAACATACGAACATTGAGGGTATATGGTACGCAATTGAGAGGATTCCCGATAAAGAGCTATGGGAAGCTCATCTTGAGGCTAAGAGGCAGTTTATTGAACTTCTCAGAAGAAAGGTCATGGAAAAAAACGAGCGCCTAGGGATAGATGACCCAATTCCAGCTATAGACGAAAACGCGCTCATAATAGGGTTTGCAAGAAGATTTGCAACGTACAAACGTGCTATTCTTCTTATCAGTGACTTAGAAAGGCTGAAGAAAATTCTAAGTGATTCCACGAGACCAGTCTACATTGTCTTCGGTGGAAAGGCACATCCAAACGACTGGGGCGGGAAAGAGTTCCTCAAGAGGATCTACGAAGTTAGTAAAATGCCCGAGTTCAGGGGAAAGATATTCATTCTAGAGAACTACGACATGGGTAGCGCGAGGCTGATGGTTGCTGGCGTTGACGTCTGGCTCAACACACCAAGGAGACCGTTAGAAGCGAGCGGGACGAGCGGAATGAAGGCCGGCCTCAACGGAGTTTTGAACGCGAGTATATTCGATGGATGGTGGGTTGAGGGATACAACGGCAAGAACGGCTGGGTTATCGGTGAGGAAAGCACCGAGCCGGAGAGTGAAGAAGACGACGTTAAGGACGCCCAGTCCCTCTACGACCTCCTCGAGAGAGAGATAATTCCCACATATTACGGCAATCGCGAGAAGTGGATCTACATGATGAAGGAAAGCATAAAGAGCATAGCTCCACGCTTCAGCACCCACAGAATGGTCAAGGAGTACATGGACAGGTTTTATTCCAAAGCCATGAGCAACCACATTTGGCTTACCCGGGACAACTACAAGGGAGCAAAGGAGATAGCAGAATGGAAAGAGAGAGTTATGAACTCATGGCAGTATGTAGACTTTGTAAATATCAACATTAATGAGAACAAGTCTGGTCTCGAAGTTACAGTTAATCTTGATGGACTAAGACCAGATGATGTTAAAGTAGAGCTCTATTACGGTGTCAGGGCAGAGGGATATCATATAGAAAAACCCCACATCATCGAGCTAAGGCATCCAAAATTCCTTGGAAACGGTGAATGGATTTATACGTACAAAGGAAGTGCACTAAAACATTTAGGTGATCCCTGCTGGCACTATGCCCTTAGGATTTACCCACACCACGAGAAGCTTCCCTACAAATTCCTGTTAGGGCTGGTAAAATGGATTGGGCTGGACTAA
- a CDS encoding phosphoenolpyruvate carboxykinase (GTP), protein MGALEKLAELLPKEQFEKIKAIDNPELHSFLAEWIEWLEPSKVFVCTDSEEDELYVRWKALYYGEEKMLETPNHTVHYDNYYDQARDKANTKLLVSGGKEIPFLNTMDREEGLREIRELMKGVMKGKELFVCFFVLGPKNSIFTIPAVQLTDSAYVAHSEFILYRKGYEEFKRLGRNAKFFRFVHSAGELDERKTSKNLEKRRIYIDLEDETVYSLNTQYGGNTIGLKKLAFRLTIQKAVREGWLSEHMFLMRVNGPNGRKTYFTGAYPSMCGKTSTAMIPWENIVGDDLTFILPVNGIARGANVEKGVFGIIQGVNPEDDPIIWQVLHSPVEIIFSNVLVRDGKPYWNDMGIEIPEEGENHSGKWWKGKKDREGNEIPPSHKNARFTVSLEHFPNVDLEALNNPCGVEVGGMIFGGRDADTWPPVREAFSWEHGIITMGASLESETTAATLGKEGVRAFNPMAILDFMSVPLGDYIRNYLEFGKKLRKTPKIFAVNYFLRENGKWLNHKLDKAVWLKWMELRVHGDVDAIETPIGYIPKYGDLKRLFREVLNKDYSREDYEKQFTIRVPELLEKIERIEKIYREKVKDVPKELFKVLEEERNRLLEAREKYGDYISPSMLEGS, encoded by the coding sequence ATGGGTGCACTTGAGAAACTTGCTGAATTACTTCCAAAGGAGCAGTTTGAGAAAATAAAGGCCATAGACAACCCCGAGCTTCATTCTTTTCTGGCTGAGTGGATTGAGTGGCTCGAGCCGAGCAAGGTTTTCGTCTGTACTGACAGCGAAGAGGATGAGCTCTACGTCCGCTGGAAGGCCCTCTACTACGGCGAGGAAAAGATGCTCGAAACGCCGAACCATACGGTCCACTACGACAACTACTACGACCAGGCGAGGGACAAGGCCAACACAAAGCTTCTCGTCTCCGGCGGAAAGGAGATTCCGTTCCTCAACACGATGGATAGGGAAGAGGGGCTTAGGGAGATAAGGGAACTGATGAAGGGTGTTATGAAGGGCAAGGAGCTCTTCGTATGCTTCTTCGTGCTGGGTCCAAAGAACTCGATATTCACGATTCCAGCGGTTCAGCTAACGGATTCGGCCTACGTTGCTCATTCCGAGTTCATCCTTTATCGGAAGGGCTACGAGGAGTTCAAGAGACTCGGTAGAAATGCCAAGTTCTTCCGCTTCGTCCACTCGGCTGGAGAACTAGACGAGAGAAAAACCAGCAAGAACCTTGAGAAGAGGAGGATTTACATTGACCTCGAAGACGAGACGGTCTACTCCCTCAACACCCAGTACGGTGGCAACACGATAGGTCTGAAAAAGCTCGCCTTCCGCCTCACAATCCAGAAGGCCGTTAGAGAAGGGTGGCTGAGCGAGCACATGTTCCTCATGCGCGTTAACGGCCCGAACGGCAGAAAGACCTACTTTACAGGAGCATATCCGAGCATGTGCGGAAAGACATCCACTGCCATGATACCATGGGAGAACATAGTCGGCGACGATTTGACTTTCATTCTGCCCGTTAACGGTATAGCCAGAGGAGCGAACGTCGAGAAGGGTGTTTTCGGCATCATTCAAGGCGTAAACCCCGAGGACGACCCGATTATCTGGCAGGTCCTTCATTCCCCGGTCGAGATAATCTTCTCCAACGTCCTTGTAAGGGACGGCAAGCCCTACTGGAACGACATGGGCATTGAGATTCCGGAGGAAGGGGAGAACCACAGCGGAAAGTGGTGGAAGGGCAAAAAGGACAGAGAGGGCAACGAGATACCGCCGAGCCACAAGAATGCGCGCTTTACCGTTTCCCTTGAGCACTTCCCAAACGTTGATTTGGAGGCCCTCAACAACCCGTGCGGTGTTGAAGTTGGAGGCATGATTTTCGGAGGAAGGGATGCAGACACATGGCCTCCGGTGAGAGAAGCCTTCAGCTGGGAGCACGGAATTATAACGATGGGCGCCTCGCTTGAGAGCGAGACAACCGCGGCCACTCTCGGGAAGGAGGGCGTCAGGGCCTTCAACCCGATGGCGATACTCGACTTCATGAGCGTTCCCCTGGGAGATTACATCAGAAACTACCTTGAGTTTGGCAAAAAGCTCAGGAAGACGCCGAAAATCTTTGCTGTAAACTACTTCCTCCGCGAAAACGGTAAGTGGCTCAACCACAAGCTCGACAAAGCAGTGTGGCTCAAGTGGATGGAGCTTCGGGTGCATGGTGATGTCGATGCAATAGAGACGCCGATAGGCTACATTCCTAAGTATGGGGACCTGAAAAGGCTCTTCAGGGAGGTTCTTAACAAGGACTACAGCAGGGAGGACTACGAGAAGCAGTTCACAATCAGGGTTCCAGAGCTGTTGGAGAAGATTGAGCGCATAGAGAAAATCTACCGCGAGAAGGTCAAGGACGTTCCGAAGGAGCTTTTCAAAGTTCTTGAAGAAGAGAGAAACAGGCTTCTCGAGGCAAGGGAGAAGTACGGCGACTACATCAGTCCCTCAATGCTTGAGGGTTCTTAA